The proteins below come from a single Chitinophaga pinensis DSM 2588 genomic window:
- a CDS encoding class I SAM-dependent methyltransferase — translation MPDRQIPYAFNPDIRYPAYLTRKALLNALTIYIPQLKGRLMDFGCGSKPYKSLFSVDEYIGVDYDSEGHPHDDEPVDVFYDGRHLPFPDQHFDAVFSTEVFEHVFNLEEILLEINRVMKSGGRILITCPFAICEHEEPNDYARYTQFALRSLFEKSGFKVLQIDKTGGNIETIMQLKITYVAKHILPVFRKIPVVRSLARLVVYSSMNLYAMVLAAILPRRKDLYLNNVLLCEKL, via the coding sequence ATGCCAGACAGACAAATACCTTACGCTTTTAACCCGGACATACGCTATCCGGCCTATCTCACAAGGAAGGCGCTCCTGAATGCGCTGACTATTTACATTCCTCAATTGAAAGGGCGTTTAATGGATTTTGGCTGTGGTTCAAAACCCTATAAGAGTCTGTTTTCTGTGGATGAATATATCGGTGTGGATTATGACAGTGAAGGCCATCCGCATGATGACGAGCCTGTAGATGTTTTCTATGATGGCAGACACCTGCCTTTCCCGGATCAGCATTTTGATGCAGTGTTCAGTACCGAGGTATTTGAGCATGTATTCAACCTGGAAGAGATTTTGCTGGAGATCAATAGGGTAATGAAATCAGGAGGTCGTATACTGATCACTTGTCCGTTTGCGATCTGTGAGCATGAAGAACCCAACGATTATGCCCGTTATACGCAATTTGCATTGCGCAGCCTATTTGAAAAGAGTGGTTTTAAAGTATTGCAGATAGATAAAACCGGCGGTAACATAGAGACGATTATGCAATTAAAGATTACTTATGTAGCGAAGCATATTCTACCAGTTTTCCGTAAAATACCGGTTGTAAGGTCATTGGCCCGTCTGGTCGTATATAGTTCCATGAACCTGTATGCGATGGTGTTAGCGGCTATTTTGCCCCGCAGAAAGGATCTTTATCTGAATAATGTCCTTTTGTGTGAGAAGTTATAA
- a CDS encoding AraC family transcriptional regulator, which yields MSRTATDIKSINSVSEMHRLLQLPPPKHPLITLINHADESPVDESPATRLVMNFYHICIKRDFQGQMRYGKHYYDFDNGTMTFTAPNQVMGVDQGKERSRNGWSLLFHPDLIRNYALGKSIKNYGFFSYEANEALHLSDEEEKLIESLVRNIENEYLSRVDNFSADVITSNLELLLNYCNRFYSRQFLTRKMASNDLLVKFEEALSKHFEQDLSSNLPTVNSLASDLHVSPGYLSDIALYLSKKK from the coding sequence ATGAGCCGCACAGCAACCGACATAAAAAGTATCAATTCTGTTTCAGAAATGCATCGGCTACTGCAGTTGCCACCACCGAAACATCCTTTAATTACTTTGATTAATCATGCGGATGAATCACCCGTTGATGAAAGTCCGGCTACCAGGTTGGTCATGAACTTCTATCATATATGCATTAAACGGGATTTTCAGGGACAAATGCGCTATGGTAAACATTACTATGATTTTGATAATGGTACTATGACATTCACCGCCCCCAATCAGGTAATGGGCGTTGATCAAGGGAAGGAACGGAGTCGTAATGGCTGGTCTTTATTGTTTCATCCTGACCTGATCCGGAACTACGCCTTAGGGAAATCCATCAAAAATTACGGCTTCTTTTCTTATGAGGCGAATGAAGCCCTTCACCTCTCAGATGAAGAAGAAAAGCTGATTGAAAGCCTTGTTCGTAATATTGAAAATGAATATCTCTCAAGGGTCGATAACTTCAGTGCAGATGTGATTACCTCAAATCTCGAATTATTACTCAATTATTGTAACCGGTTTTATAGTCGACAGTTTTTAACCCGTAAAATGGCAAGTAATGACCTACTGGTCAAATTTGAAGAAGCCTTATCAAAACATTTTGAACAAGATCTGTCTTCCAATCTACCCACTGTTAACAGCTTAGCAAGTGATTTACACGTTTCACCTGGGTATTTGAGTGATATTGCCCTCTATCTGTCAAAGAAAAAATAG
- a CDS encoding SDR family oxidoreductase, with product MNKTILITGTSTGFGASAVHYFAQKGWNVIATMRDITKAGDLQNMDRVFVTKLDVQDKSSIETAITGGIERFGNIDVVVNNAGYGLFGIFESISPEGIQDQFAVNVFGAMDVVRAILPHFRAKNNGTIINISSGAGAIGFPMASVYSASKFALEGWSEGLRYELASLGIKVKIVEPGGATKTAFIERMGGESAGLQAIENYIPFLEQIGKVYGGMATAADADAVEKVVTAIYDAATDNTDTLRYAPTNDIQALLKARRTTSEEAYQQFTSGVFAPAAESVSH from the coding sequence ATGAACAAGACTATATTGATTACAGGTACCTCTACAGGATTTGGCGCATCAGCAGTACATTACTTCGCACAAAAAGGCTGGAATGTAATTGCCACCATGCGTGACATCACAAAAGCAGGAGACCTGCAAAACATGGATCGTGTTTTCGTTACAAAGCTGGACGTACAGGACAAATCAAGTATCGAAACGGCTATCACAGGAGGTATTGAACGCTTTGGTAATATTGATGTGGTAGTGAATAATGCCGGATATGGTCTCTTTGGTATTTTTGAAAGTATCTCTCCGGAAGGCATACAGGATCAGTTTGCTGTCAATGTATTCGGCGCAATGGATGTTGTAAGAGCCATCCTCCCGCATTTCCGTGCAAAGAACAACGGTACGATCATTAATATCAGCTCAGGTGCCGGCGCCATAGGTTTCCCGATGGCCTCTGTTTACAGCGCTTCCAAATTTGCGTTGGAAGGCTGGTCCGAAGGACTGAGATATGAACTTGCATCCCTTGGCATCAAGGTAAAAATCGTTGAACCAGGCGGCGCAACAAAAACGGCTTTCATAGAACGTATGGGCGGGGAAAGCGCTGGCTTGCAGGCGATCGAAAACTACATACCGTTCTTAGAGCAGATTGGTAAAGTATATGGCGGTATGGCAACAGCTGCGGACGCAGATGCCGTAGAAAAAGTGGTTACTGCCATCTATGACGCTGCGACAGACAACACCGACACACTCCGTTATGCTCCTACCAATGACATTCAAGCCCTGCTGAAAGCACGGCGTACGACTTCTGAAGAAGCTTACCAGCAATTTACAAGCGGGGTATTCGCTCCGGCAGCTGAATCAGTCAGCCATTAA
- a CDS encoding helix-turn-helix domain-containing protein: protein MKVSVSQTRLVGPPVPQEQFIPEHLFFYLEKGVMSGYYGHKTYTLSSGEYGIARKNRLSKQQDIPYDGDIEKIIFVFDEAFLKAFQKKHRSEAVRFNATESFVRIDDRSLVPAFIQSLKPYYNEKGQIDQEFFDIKREELLLILLRLQPTLAGIFFDYAVPEKIDLEAFMNMNYRFNVSVERFAFLTGRSLSAFKRDFHLIFGQTPSRWLVQKRLQEAYFLIEKKQQKPTDIFLDLGFETLSHFSFAFKKQFGQTPTALARQSKIPPASIE from the coding sequence ATGAAAGTATCTGTCAGTCAAACCCGGCTTGTAGGTCCGCCAGTACCCCAGGAACAATTTATTCCTGAACATCTTTTTTTCTACCTGGAAAAGGGGGTAATGAGCGGGTATTATGGCCACAAAACTTACACCTTATCATCAGGTGAGTATGGCATTGCCCGTAAAAACCGGCTCAGCAAACAGCAGGATATTCCTTATGACGGAGATATCGAAAAGATCATCTTCGTCTTTGATGAAGCATTTTTAAAAGCCTTCCAGAAGAAACACCGTTCAGAAGCGGTAAGATTTAATGCTACTGAGAGTTTCGTCAGGATTGATGACAGATCCCTGGTACCGGCATTTATTCAGTCTTTGAAGCCTTATTATAACGAAAAGGGCCAGATCGATCAGGAATTTTTTGACATCAAGCGTGAAGAGCTTTTACTAATCCTGTTGCGTTTGCAACCAACACTCGCAGGTATATTTTTTGATTATGCGGTGCCGGAAAAAATAGACCTGGAGGCCTTTATGAATATGAATTACAGGTTTAATGTGAGTGTCGAACGGTTCGCCTTTCTTACCGGGCGTAGTTTATCGGCATTTAAACGGGATTTTCACCTGATCTTTGGTCAGACGCCTAGCCGTTGGCTGGTACAAAAGCGTCTGCAGGAAGCGTACTTTTTAATCGAAAAAAAGCAACAAAAACCAACAGATATATTCCTGGACCTCGGATTTGAAACCTTATCCCATTTTTCATTCGCCTTTAAAAAGCAATTCGGTCAGACGCCGACAGCATTAGCCAGGCAATCGAAGATTCCTCCTGCTTCAATAGAATAA
- a CDS encoding helix-turn-helix domain-containing protein encodes MIDKSVPKKGLHHFRSISDLCKALGVSSPRHPLIAVIINHNEMKPDSPLRYLLHDFYMVSYKSTMNGKLKYGQGYYDFDEGGLIFVAPNQPLSIVDESDPCQGYSLFFHPDIIAGSHLAKSINKYGFFSYNINEALHLSEKERQKILHLFEEIQDELDTSIDDISQDLVVSYIEVLLNYSNRYYKRQFITRKTVSSPIIEQFETLLNTYYTDEMGLQHGIPTVKYFSDQLNVSSGYLSDLLRNLTGLNTQQHIHAKLIEAAKQKLSTTALTAAEIAYELGFEHPQSFNKLFKSKTNMTPLQFREGLK; translated from the coding sequence ATGATTGATAAATCCGTTCCTAAAAAAGGGTTACATCACTTCAGATCTATCTCTGATCTGTGTAAAGCTTTAGGCGTTTCAAGTCCGCGGCATCCGTTGATCGCCGTCATCATCAATCATAACGAAATGAAACCGGACTCTCCATTAAGATACCTGTTGCATGATTTCTACATGGTCTCCTATAAAAGTACGATGAACGGCAAACTAAAATATGGACAAGGGTATTATGACTTTGATGAAGGTGGGTTAATATTTGTCGCGCCTAATCAACCACTATCTATAGTAGACGAAAGTGATCCATGCCAGGGTTACAGCCTGTTTTTCCATCCGGATATCATAGCGGGAAGTCATCTGGCCAAATCCATCAACAAATATGGTTTCTTCTCCTATAACATCAACGAGGCTTTACATCTGTCGGAAAAAGAACGACAGAAAATCTTACATCTCTTTGAAGAAATCCAGGATGAATTAGATACATCTATTGATGACATCAGTCAGGACCTGGTAGTCTCCTATATTGAAGTTTTACTGAACTACAGCAACCGGTATTACAAACGGCAATTCATTACAAGAAAGACCGTCAGCAGTCCGATTATAGAACAATTTGAAACACTGCTGAACACGTACTATACCGATGAAATGGGCCTGCAACATGGTATACCTACGGTGAAGTACTTTTCAGACCAACTGAACGTATCTTCCGGTTATCTGAGTGACCTGTTGCGCAACCTTACCGGACTGAACACACAACAGCATATTCATGCAAAGCTGATTGAAGCAGCTAAACAAAAACTCTCTACCACAGCGCTTACAGCGGCAGAAATCGCATATGAACTGGGATTTGAACATCCGCAGTCATTCAATAAACTCTTTAAAAGCAAGACGAACATGACGCCGCTACAGTTTCGCGAGGGACTTAAGTGA
- a CDS encoding DUF5984 family protein codes for MAFINFKLRHPDNIIPWGDQPDTIMDWTALTDGEYWLDVNKTTLYEYTNEVLAGGNGNDSTYVEYQLVRLIEDWTGLFESIAESVPDAFYAISKDNSYLYRFYTAVTKWIDNAAEDASIDVDTYEKTIEWIYSRTLNAMHLTGGPGISFFRNGNNISIVWKADHLTENNIPVWTAQNGAVEMEYKAFVNEMEDFGHRFFDAMDTQVGIAVEKDWGTTRLNKEQLVQEHQERRAEFQKSLVVLKGEPTKHTDWDLINSLITKMFS; via the coding sequence ATGGCTTTCATTAATTTCAAACTCAGGCATCCGGATAACATCATTCCCTGGGGTGATCAACCGGATACAATCATGGACTGGACCGCGCTCACGGATGGTGAATATTGGCTTGATGTAAATAAGACGACGCTTTACGAATATACAAATGAAGTATTGGCTGGTGGGAATGGAAACGACTCTACTTATGTCGAATATCAATTGGTGCGTTTGATAGAAGACTGGACAGGTCTTTTTGAATCTATTGCTGAATCTGTCCCGGATGCTTTTTACGCAATTTCAAAGGATAATAGCTATTTGTACAGGTTTTACACGGCTGTTACAAAATGGATAGATAATGCAGCTGAAGATGCTTCCATTGATGTAGATACCTACGAGAAGACGATTGAATGGATATACAGCCGAACGTTGAATGCGATGCATTTAACTGGCGGACCGGGCATCAGCTTTTTCAGAAACGGGAATAATATTTCTATTGTCTGGAAGGCAGACCATCTGACAGAAAACAATATTCCTGTGTGGACAGCTCAGAACGGAGCTGTTGAAATGGAATACAAAGCATTTGTCAATGAAATGGAAGACTTTGGACATCGCTTTTTTGATGCCATGGACACACAGGTAGGAATAGCGGTGGAAAAAGACTGGGGTACTACACGTCTCAATAAAGAGCAATTGGTACAGGAACACCAGGAAAGAAGGGCTGAATTCCAGAAAAGTCTGGTTGTGTTGAAAGGGGAGCCAACTAAACACACAGATTGGGATTTAATCAACTCCCTGATAACGAAAATGTTCAGCTAA
- a CDS encoding SDR family NAD(P)-dependent oxidoreductase: MAKTVSKSTSDKKNYIITGPTSGIGYATALELAKHGNVILMGRNPDKLNQVKEEIVKAGHQAVTVVCDMSDLKSIQQAVAKIIQLNVPIAGLLNNAGVMLTKPGKNAQGWDLTYATNYLGAFALTEALAPYLSDGANVAFISSAIEDPERKPAKAMGMKGARFISVAASANGEWLADGSKLGGIDAYATSKQCVLAAALYFARENPRLHFNAIEPGITRGTRLGGANPVVQFIFGHLMAIIPPFSHYASTPRKSAKVITRVLTDDSNTSGVYFDEKAQPMRGSILAHDPVFQEKVVHETRAFLAKFF; the protein is encoded by the coding sequence ATGGCAAAAACAGTATCAAAAAGTACATCAGACAAAAAGAACTACATTATCACTGGTCCGACATCAGGCATTGGTTATGCAACCGCACTGGAGCTTGCCAAACATGGCAACGTCATCCTGATGGGCAGGAACCCGGATAAACTGAACCAGGTAAAAGAAGAGATTGTAAAAGCAGGACATCAGGCGGTCACCGTAGTATGTGACATGTCAGATCTGAAAAGTATTCAACAAGCCGTCGCGAAAATTATCCAGCTCAACGTACCTATTGCAGGACTGCTTAATAATGCGGGAGTAATGCTGACAAAACCAGGTAAAAACGCGCAGGGATGGGACTTGACTTATGCTACCAACTATCTGGGTGCATTCGCATTAACAGAAGCCCTGGCGCCTTACCTTTCTGATGGCGCGAATGTGGCCTTTATTTCATCAGCGATTGAAGATCCTGAACGTAAACCCGCCAAAGCGATGGGTATGAAAGGAGCGCGCTTTATTTCTGTGGCAGCAAGTGCAAATGGTGAATGGTTGGCTGACGGCTCTAAATTGGGAGGCATAGACGCATATGCCACCTCGAAACAATGTGTACTTGCCGCCGCTTTATACTTCGCCCGTGAAAATCCGCGATTACACTTTAATGCGATTGAACCGGGGATCACGCGTGGCACTCGTCTCGGCGGTGCAAATCCAGTCGTACAATTCATTTTCGGGCATTTAATGGCGATCATACCACCATTCTCTCATTACGCCAGTACACCCAGAAAATCGGCAAAAGTCATTACCCGGGTATTGACGGATGACTCCAATACAAGCGGCGTTTATTTTGACGAAAAAGCGCAGCCAATGCGCGGATCTATACTAGCACATGATCCTGTTTTCCAGGAGAAGGTGGTACACGAAACGAGGGCTTTTCTGGCAAAGTTTTTTTAA
- a CDS encoding SDR family NAD(P)-dependent oxidoreductase: MQLQNKVAIVTGASKGIGAGIAKQMAAAGAKVVVNYVSSAESAAAVVAAITTAGGTAIAIQADTAKQEDIQRLFTQTIAAYGSLDVLVNNAGIYELAPLVHVTADSFNRIFNINVLGIILASQAAVQFFGAKGGSIINISSFASTRPEPYSLVYAASKGAVDSITISLAQELGPQHIRVNAVQPGGVLTEGVAKLGATADSEPIRQTIARSALGRMATPEDIGNTVVFLAADEASVITGQFIEVSGGFK, encoded by the coding sequence ATGCAATTACAGAACAAAGTCGCTATAGTTACAGGAGCCTCAAAAGGCATCGGAGCTGGCATAGCCAAACAAATGGCTGCTGCGGGCGCTAAAGTTGTCGTAAATTATGTTTCCAGTGCAGAGAGTGCTGCTGCAGTGGTAGCTGCAATAACAACAGCTGGTGGAACTGCCATTGCCATACAGGCCGATACGGCTAAACAAGAAGACATTCAGCGCCTTTTCACACAAACCATCGCTGCTTATGGTAGCTTAGATGTGCTGGTGAATAATGCGGGCATTTACGAGTTAGCCCCCTTGGTGCATGTTACAGCGGATAGCTTCAACCGCATCTTTAATATAAACGTATTGGGCATCATTTTAGCATCGCAGGCGGCAGTACAATTTTTTGGTGCTAAGGGTGGTAGCATTATTAATATCAGTTCTTTTGCCAGTACCCGTCCGGAGCCATATTCCCTGGTTTATGCCGCTTCTAAGGGAGCTGTAGATTCAATCACCATTTCGCTTGCACAGGAATTAGGACCACAGCATATCCGGGTGAACGCTGTTCAACCGGGAGGCGTACTAACAGAAGGAGTTGCCAAACTCGGCGCAACTGCTGATTCTGAGCCAATCAGACAAACAATCGCAAGAAGTGCACTTGGCCGGATGGCCACCCCGGAAGACATCGGCAATACCGTCGTATTCCTCGCTGCTGATGAAGCAAGTGTCATCACCGGCCAGTTTATTGAAGTATCAGGTGGTTTTAAATAA
- a CDS encoding TonB-dependent siderophore receptor, which translates to MQISTTGNARTGHYYFSFSLQVVFLCALVCMVHPFLQVNKLHAQSQTNAARTGDLRGQITTETGQPLADITVRLHGTGHGTVTDTEGRFTFSNIPEGTYTLAASGVGYHTGKHPAVVTGGQTTSLSFQLNSHTGQLSEVTVSTAQVSSFAGINKIAVPVRDLPLTTSAVSARTLEQRGTDDLGEAIKNTTGVRANTTYGGFQHFTIRGFNNFVLLVDGVRDERHNISTSAPSTNLANIERIEVLKGPASVLFGHSALGGIINLVRKRPSKEQKAEFSASYGSFNTRRMRAGAGGAINNKLAYRVDVGLSETDGYRQSGVNTNNAYLALEYTPTSRDNFYLSVGANKDKYDTDAGIPVMEGGKIAPGMSVDTRYNDPADFLKNTRYDFQLRYTHQFNSKLVLSDQLSYSYDNIDYLSTEELTFNEGMDSLTRTSPLYFNHITKPLQNQLELTYTTQTGNIGHKLLFGYSLSILDRKTYNGNISGSGLYAQIAVQNPVLSQGNIDYYQTQYRATEEQVHGFYVQEWLKLSDKLKALAGLRYDLFRGTYYTNKIDRTHHVTDKGAKTDIPSSAFTYRAGLVYQPIEALSVYGSYSTYFKPSRRVAPNGETFDPEDGYQAEFGSRLDLSKAWSLTGSLYYMRKNNQVESLPGGLYKRVGAADSKGYEIELQGSPLAGLDVNAGYTFTEAKYRPFAGSEINAVAGKTVALAPEHMANIWVNYQLQQTALRGLSLGMGMNYMSDTYANSNNTYVLPAYTILDAAIGYQTGKIGLRLNVNNIANERYFANVIITNQFYPGATRNYLLTFKYSL; encoded by the coding sequence ATGCAAATTTCTACAACAGGTAATGCCAGAACAGGTCATTATTACTTTTCTTTCTCTTTACAGGTTGTTTTTCTTTGTGCGCTTGTATGCATGGTGCATCCTTTTTTACAGGTGAACAAACTCCATGCACAATCGCAGACAAACGCAGCTCGTACCGGTGATTTGCGCGGACAGATCACTACAGAAACGGGGCAACCATTGGCGGATATCACCGTAAGACTACATGGCACCGGTCATGGTACAGTAACGGATACGGAGGGCCGCTTTACGTTTTCAAACATCCCTGAAGGGACATATACACTCGCAGCCAGCGGCGTAGGTTACCACACTGGTAAACACCCGGCTGTTGTCACCGGCGGACAAACAACCTCTCTCTCCTTTCAGCTGAACAGCCATACCGGCCAGCTATCGGAAGTAACAGTGAGTACCGCACAGGTATCCTCCTTTGCCGGTATTAATAAAATAGCGGTTCCTGTCAGAGACTTACCGCTGACCACCTCCGCAGTTTCTGCCCGTACACTTGAACAAAGAGGGACAGACGATCTGGGAGAAGCCATAAAAAACACGACAGGCGTACGTGCCAATACTACCTATGGCGGTTTCCAGCACTTCACTATCCGTGGTTTCAACAACTTTGTGTTACTCGTAGACGGTGTCAGAGATGAACGTCATAACATCTCTACCAGTGCCCCCAGTACGAACCTGGCTAATATTGAGCGTATTGAAGTACTGAAAGGACCCGCCTCTGTATTATTTGGGCATTCCGCACTGGGTGGTATCATTAACCTGGTACGCAAACGTCCTTCTAAGGAACAGAAAGCAGAATTCTCCGCCTCTTATGGCAGCTTTAATACCCGTCGTATGCGTGCTGGTGCAGGTGGTGCAATCAATAATAAACTCGCCTACAGAGTAGACGTCGGATTATCAGAAACAGATGGCTATCGCCAATCAGGCGTCAATACTAACAATGCTTATCTTGCCTTAGAATACACACCAACCTCGCGTGACAACTTCTATCTGAGTGTTGGCGCTAACAAAGACAAATATGATACAGATGCAGGTATTCCCGTAATGGAAGGCGGTAAGATCGCCCCGGGTATGAGCGTTGATACACGTTACAATGATCCCGCGGATTTCCTGAAGAATACCCGCTACGATTTCCAGCTGCGATATACGCATCAGTTCAACAGTAAACTCGTACTGTCTGACCAACTGTCTTACTCCTACGATAACATCGATTATCTTTCAACAGAGGAACTGACCTTCAACGAAGGAATGGACTCGCTGACACGTACCTCTCCCCTGTATTTTAATCATATCACCAAACCCCTGCAAAACCAGCTGGAGCTGACGTATACGACGCAAACAGGTAATATCGGGCATAAATTATTGTTTGGTTATTCCCTCAGCATCTTAGATCGTAAAACTTACAACGGTAATATTTCTGGTAGCGGACTTTATGCACAGATCGCGGTACAAAATCCGGTGCTGAGTCAGGGTAATATCGATTATTATCAGACACAGTACAGGGCGACAGAAGAGCAGGTACATGGCTTCTATGTACAGGAATGGCTGAAGTTATCGGATAAACTGAAAGCATTGGCGGGCCTCCGTTATGATCTCTTCAGGGGCACTTATTATACCAATAAGATAGACAGAACTCACCATGTAACAGATAAAGGCGCCAAAACAGACATCCCGTCTTCCGCATTCACGTACCGCGCAGGACTGGTATATCAGCCCATTGAAGCATTGTCCGTATACGGGTCTTACTCCACCTATTTCAAACCTTCCCGCAGGGTTGCACCTAATGGTGAAACCTTTGATCCGGAAGATGGTTACCAGGCAGAATTCGGTTCCCGGCTGGACCTGAGCAAAGCATGGTCACTCACTGGTTCGCTTTATTATATGAGAAAGAATAACCAGGTGGAGAGTCTGCCGGGTGGTCTATACAAACGTGTTGGTGCTGCGGATTCCAAAGGATATGAAATCGAATTGCAAGGTAGTCCGCTGGCAGGGCTTGATGTCAATGCCGGGTATACATTTACGGAAGCAAAGTATCGTCCTTTTGCAGGAAGTGAGATCAATGCTGTTGCAGGCAAAACAGTGGCGCTGGCGCCTGAACACATGGCCAACATATGGGTAAACTATCAACTGCAACAAACTGCCTTACGTGGTCTGAGTCTGGGGATGGGTATGAATTACATGAGTGATACTTATGCCAACAGTAATAATACATATGTATTGCCGGCATATACCATACTGGATGCAGCCATTGGCTACCAGACCGGTAAAATTGGGCTGCGGTTGAATGTAAACAATATCGCCAACGAGCGTTACTTCGCCAATGTGATTATTACAAATCAGTTCTATCCGGGTGCTACCAGGAATTATCTGCTGACTTTTAAATATTCCCTCTGA
- a CDS encoding PepSY domain-containing protein: MFIKQLKKIILLLHRYLGFVLSLLFVIWFISGFVMMYVSYPTMKYHQRLQQLPAVNMDQCHLSAKQAITAAQLTDTVTIIRLGMLLNRPIYRIVTQKNKHLAVFADNGELLPEVDTALASQIAQAFVGGRSRPASVEKLTQIDQWMAAHRSQGYLPQVYRFKMDDLEKTYVYVSIYTGEVVQMLNARQRFLAWLGPVPHWIYPTVLIRNRPLWSQVVIWVSLIGVIMSLTGIVMGFIRYKRKKKQSIAFSPYKKPWFRYHHYTGFVFGIFIFTWILSGLFSMSPVDFGPDSGKILEEHKRLSGGPLNTSAFTLSPAQAWNVFKPLLTVKEIQLIQVLGKPYYLAYQDYHHTRLLAADQADGLPFDIFSSNALTEQIQTFQPGQAIQDTVVMNSYDNYYYSRTYEKRLPVLRIRMNNPEKSWYYIDLKTGQLALKHEKGSRIERWLYHGLHSLDFGFLVYKRPLWDTVMWLLLFGGLLVSITGLVLTGKWIKRKAKKISS, translated from the coding sequence ATGTTTATTAAACAGCTGAAAAAAATCATTCTGCTACTACACCGGTACCTGGGCTTTGTATTGAGTCTTCTGTTTGTTATCTGGTTTATCTCAGGCTTTGTGATGATGTATGTGAGTTATCCGACGATGAAATATCATCAGCGCCTGCAACAGTTACCAGCGGTGAATATGGATCAATGCCATCTCAGCGCAAAACAGGCGATTACAGCAGCACAACTTACAGATACGGTTACTATTATCCGATTGGGTATGTTACTGAACCGGCCTATTTACAGGATCGTTACACAAAAGAATAAACACCTGGCCGTCTTTGCCGACAATGGTGAGCTTTTGCCTGAAGTAGATACGGCACTGGCCAGCCAGATTGCACAAGCTTTCGTTGGCGGCAGGAGCCGTCCGGCATCTGTTGAAAAATTAACACAGATAGATCAGTGGATGGCAGCGCATCGTTCTCAGGGATACCTGCCACAGGTCTATCGTTTTAAAATGGATGATCTGGAGAAAACGTATGTGTATGTGTCCATATATACCGGCGAAGTGGTACAGATGCTGAACGCCAGACAACGTTTCCTGGCCTGGTTAGGGCCTGTTCCCCACTGGATCTATCCGACAGTACTGATCCGTAACCGGCCCCTATGGAGTCAGGTAGTGATATGGGTGTCCCTTATTGGGGTAATAATGAGCCTCACGGGTATTGTAATGGGTTTTATCCGTTATAAAAGAAAGAAAAAACAGTCGATCGCTTTTAGTCCTTATAAGAAACCCTGGTTTCGCTATCACCACTACACCGGATTTGTGTTTGGGATATTCATATTCACCTGGATACTGAGTGGCTTATTTTCTATGAGTCCGGTTGACTTTGGTCCCGATAGCGGCAAAATACTGGAAGAGCACAAACGTTTATCCGGCGGACCGTTAAACACTAGCGCATTTACTTTATCACCAGCACAAGCATGGAATGTATTCAAGCCTTTATTAACGGTCAAAGAAATACAATTGATACAGGTGTTGGGTAAACCTTATTATCTCGCTTACCAGGATTATCATCATACCCGCTTACTGGCCGCAGATCAGGCTGATGGACTGCCATTTGACATATTCTCTTCCAATGCATTGACAGAACAGATACAAACATTTCAACCAGGACAAGCGATACAGGATACAGTTGTAATGAACAGTTATGATAATTATTACTATTCCCGCACCTATGAGAAGCGTTTACCTGTACTGAGAATCAGAATGAATAATCCGGAGAAAAGCTGGTACTACATTGATCTGAAAACAGGCCAGCTGGCACTGAAACACGAAAAAGGAAGCCGTATTGAGCGTTGGCTATATCATGGATTACATAGCCTGGATTTCGGATTTCTCGTATATAAAAGACCCTTGTGGGATACAGTTATGTGGCTACTCCTTTTCGGAGGCTTATTAGTCAGTATCACCGGATTGGTACTCACTGGAAAATGGATTAAAAGAAAAGCAAAAAAAATCAGCTCATAA